One Prunus dulcis chromosome 8, ALMONDv2, whole genome shotgun sequence DNA window includes the following coding sequences:
- the LOC117637443 gene encoding pathogenesis-related protein PR-1 type-like: MEGLCKNKISSALLLICLIGLARAQNAPDDYVKAHNAARAAVSLDTLDWDEGLADSAKNYANQRAGDCDLVHSNSGPGENLAMSPDGDLTAKLAVDQWVAEKADYDYKTNTCAPGKQCGHYTQVVWRDTGLVGCAKVQCAYGGSYVVCHYDPAGNSVGVKPY, encoded by the coding sequence ATGGAAGGGTTGTGCAAGAACAAGATCTCATCAGCCCTACTTTTAATTTGCCTAATAGGGTTAGCCCGTGCCCAAAACGCCCCAGATGACTACGTGAAAGCCCACAACGCGGCGCGAGCGGCGGTTAGCCTCGACACCTTGGACTGGGATGAAGGCCTAGCAGATTCTGCGAAAAACTATGCGAACCAACGTGCCGGCGACTGCGACCTTGTGCACTCGAATTCAGGGCCTGGTGAAAACCTTGCTATGAGCCCGGACGGAGACTTGACGGCGAAATTGGCTGTGGACCAATGGGTGGCGGAGAAGGCCGATTATGATTACAAGACCAACACCTGCGCCCCTGGGAAGCAGTGTGGCCATTATACGCAGGTCGTTTGGCGTGACACAGGGCTTGTTGGGTGTGCCAAAGTCCAGTGCGCCTATGGAGGTTCCTATGTCGTTTGCCACTATGATCCTGCAGGCAACTCTGTTGGGGTGAAGCCTTACTAA